tctaaaattaaagagttcttccctcctctctcttcttttctctatttctctcattccttcaaccactctatctattttatatatcattatcaatattcatgactaattactaatttgacaatcaaaatgtACAACATGGCAttctttaattgcattaaaattaaaattgaaattgaaatatacctatattatgtatcatatattactatctaatttaataatcaaatgtgtcacatgacactctcttattaaaattgagagaaaatattttttttaaaaattaattaactctcttcttaaattctctcatctacctctctcaatttttctatttctccctaatatttttactctatatataatttatattttatattagtaatttgacaaatcaaaatatgtcatccgatatttttttacaatattaaaataaaatttttcttctaaaattaacaaactctcacgtaaaatttttacttccaaaattaacaaattctcCCTCTTactctcattcttcatctttatctttatatttctctctcttttttctcattctctattttttctatctttctattctacaaaaaaataaaattaataaaataatataattcaaataaagaatattattatcattattatgtacatagttttttagttttttatttagttttaaattttcaccACTTATCTTTCTAatctatattttcatttttcttctttcaaatatttattacatataatttgaaGAGGATACTAATGTTATAATGAAAAGTTAGAATCAAGATTCAactgttttaaaaaaattaattttgagttaattttataactatcagtataatttttttatactaatatctaattatatttttatatatagagagagaaaaaaatattattttaaatagcaagtataaaaattaattatttttatttgtgcaacagatttaacacctaattaaatataaaattatacacattaaattattttaaattttagataacgaatgttaaaattaattattaataaaaaattaaattttttcatataaaaatattaattaaaaattttattatttaattttttatttttagataccttcatttttttaatcagatattttaaaaaaatagaccataattttaaaaaatttatatttttgtaatattattatagataaaaatattagtatgaATATATGTATaagaaatgagaaaaacaaatttaaatgaGAAAAAGGAGAAAGTGGTACTGATAATGGTGGTGTTGGTGAGTGGTGACTATGCGAAAGAgaaggataaaaaaaaaaagagaaagaaaaaaatgggacatcaagaataaaagaagaaagaaaaaattattcgCAATTTACGttaaaaatgagaaattatttatattaaaaaattaattacgtATAACTGGCGCATGAATATAAAAGATGTTATAATAATTTGGTTGGATTTAATTTTGGTCTTCCATCCAATAACAGACCCTCCTTTTTGTAAGCTACGAaagagtcttttttttttttcaaaatcaaataattataacaatcgGAAAAAGATATCTTTCTACTACCAGACTTGCTATCTTAATCGAACAAAATAGATCAAGATATAATAGCTTGCCTTCTAGAATTATTAGGGTTACGAATTCAGGCACAGTTCCAGCCTTCCAGGTTGTAGATGAAATTCAAATCGATTTGAGAACAATTTTCATGTCCGCTTTtccaaattcttattttaaatttttagcaTCAAATTCAATTCAACTATTAAACTAGAATTGAAACCAAAACTCTTAACTCCATGATAAGATTCAATCGAACAATATGACTGCCACAGGAATCGGAATCGGAATCGTTAGCTATCCAGTTATCCTTCAAATTGCGATTCGtaagttaaaaaaatagaatataattaaaaaatggaAACCAATTACAGATAGAACATGAttatgcataaaaaaataaattaaaattattgtaatatcacaaacaattgagttgtcTCATAATCAACCAGATCGATCAGAtaccaaataaataaacaaataagagtaatttttttattagcatTCAACAATGTTAGAATTAAAAGCAAGAAAGGAAACAAAAAGAATAGTGTGTTGTCAAATGAAACCTGAGATTAATTAAACCTATAAGAATAATCTTAGTAATGTTGTTCCCCAGTTTCTAGATCTACGGAAACGGCACCCAGTTGATAATTTCTGAGTCCAACGGAGGCGGAAGCAGCAGCAACAGGAGAGGAAGAAGGAGATGAATGAACAGAAGAAGCAACCATGATCAAGCTCCCTTCACTCCACGCCCTCCTCATCGGATACGAGATATTGTTACCCCAGGGCTGCTTGTGGGTGCACGCGCCACCTCCGTTACGGGACTTGCTATGCAGCGCGCAGCTGCAATTGCGGTGGTAAGGCCGGCGCTCCACGCAGTGGTCATAGCCAGAGATGCTGCCCTCGAAGATCGGGCGGAAAAGACCATCTGCTGCGGCGCCGGAGGCCATGCCAAACAGCACCCAAACCaggaaggaaaaaaatatattgccTTTCGCACTGGTTTCCTTCCTTGGTTGTTATCGCTTAATGCGTTATTTAACTTGTTATTAATGGGCCGATTTGGTGATCACAACGTGTTTGCGCCGAccactttttgttttttttctttaattaaaaaaaaccaaaatataacaataatatgaAATTTTGAAGGAGTTTTTGTGGGgttgtttaaataaataaagtataggTGCTGTTTATACTGTTAGAGCCAGCATGTGTTCCGGGGGTTCGTTATCATGACTTAGTTGTATACCACATGGAACCTTGGTCCGGGTTTCTCGATATTTCTGCCTCAGACTTCGCAAGCTATGACTCGATTCGAttgtaattttgtaattaaataatttatatataattatatttttattttggtttaattattctgttaatcttatagtttcgcaaaattttcaatccgctttttatacttttttttctttttaatcgaatccttgcaccaattttttttaattgggtccctacacttttttttcccttttatttaGGTTcctataccaattttttttttggtttggtCCCTatataattaaaccaattactactaagaaggacttaattgaaaaaaaaaatttagtgcagggatttaattaaaaaaaatatagaaatttaattgatattttcATAAAACTATATGgaccaatagagtaattaaatcttttattttttataatatgtatattttaaattttaataattatataccattaaaaaaagaataatttgagagtaaacaaaaaatataaataaaataaacctaaaatagtttaattaaaaatattataagtaTATAAATTAACTAACATATGAAGACATATAAATgcgatttttaattttagtgttaTGGTGCaagtagtatttttttaataatatggatacttgatttttttttttgggatatCACAAATCTAAGGTTAGATCCAtagtttttaaacttttttgttTAACATGTAAATCTAAAggttagattttttatttataattttttttcacaaaacgGACCATTAATTTGCTtatcacttaaaaaatatttcaaatcacaaaaatctGAGGTTCAGATTtttgcaaatggaatctttaaattttgttttcaagatAAAACTGAGTCTTCAATttgtgaattttatttaaaaaaatatttctatatcCATAAAAAACATACCACTTCTTTATAATTAAGCATAACACATtctgaatttttataactaaaaaaattaacctaatataatataaattgatAGCAAAAACTAAATCTTTTCTAACATAATAGGTCCAAACAAACTTTTAACCAAGTTTTggaattaattcaaaaaattctaTATTCCAAGTCCATTCCAAAAATCTCTTTGAAGTCCCAAGTCAAACATCACGTGTGTGGAGTGCTGACGCAGCAACTCTCCTCCCATGAATGTGCAAGTGGACAGAGGAATACTTGGTTTTTTTACGTAATTTGCATGAACCAGACAATTTTAATAAGTTTGATTGTTTTTTATCGATTTTTAAATCGAATTGACTAAATTATCGAATTactaatttttcaatcaaatcagtTGTTCTTGTCCAATTTTGATAACAATATTTAAGAGTAATTGCTCAAGCatgtctttaaaaatttttataaaataaaaaaaaataaaagaattaggtctttgagaataaaaaatagcaaattttaaaaatttgaaatactaaatttataaatttatataaaattacaatGCTGGacataatttactttttattaattattagagacTAACAAATTTATTATTGTAACTTCACATATTCTTTTTTAGTTGTGCTATTTCACCAACGAAAAACATAGTTGGCAACTGCGAACTACGAATACATAGTTGATCGTAATTGCTGTTTTACCGAATTATTCTTGATGAATTTTTTCCATTCTGACATACTCACATATGATCTCTCTCACCTCTCTCCCAACTCGTTTTCCTAAAACTTAAATTTCGTCCGTTTGATCTGTCCCAAAGAatatatcttctttttttcttctctaggaAATATAAAGCTATGTACATTGTTTATCCTCCTCAACACCACAAAAAAATCATAGCGCCACAATAAAATCGGGGTGTGATAGTTGACTCTCTCGACGATTACGTTACTACCTTTGAGATATGTAATCTCTGACACTTTGCTATTTTATGTTACTTGTTGTTTTACCTGGatgaaatcaattttgatattCAAAAATTGATTAGATAATTATATCAATACCTATGATTTTGACGATTTTGGAGTTTCAGTTGAATTTTTAACGGAGTTTGGTAGGAAAAACACGTAGCAATTTTACACAGCCAATTTTTTACTTTCATCCATCTAGTTTGCGTTTGATTTAGGGTTTCATCAATTTAATTCGTATTTGATGTTAGTTCCATTGGACGGGACACCCAGATGGTTCCGTGGGCTTTCACACTGCCCGTGCGAGAAAGTGGTTTTCTTTGACACGGCCAGTGCGAGAGGTCAGATGGTTGTCACACGACCTACGTGAGAAAGCGGCTTGCTTTGACATGTTCCGTGCAAGAGATCAAATGGATATCGTACGACCCGTGTGATAAAATAACTCGCTTTAACACAAACTGTGCGAGAGATTAGATGGCTGTCACATGACTCGTGTGAGAGGTTAGAGGACTGTTACACATCCCGTGTGAGAGATCAGACGGGAGAGGACTGTGACATGGCCCATGTGAAAAATTAGATTGATGTCATACGGCCTGTGTTGAGAGATTAGAGTTGTTTTTTTAGTTTCAGTAttcaattaacaaaattaagaaaCCGCTTGTCAAAATTTCTTAGGGTAGTTGCAACCAATATAGTGGCTTTGAATTGTTTTTGTAGTTAGTAATCATTGGTTAGTTTGGAGGCAGAGTTTTTGATTATTACCTAGACCAGAACATGGTTGTTTAAGTGTATTTATTTGACGTAAATTTTTCTGGTTGCATTTAAGTGTATTTATTTGATTCCATACATTTTCTTTGATCGTGTTTGTGTTGTTGGTTTAGGCATTTGTGGTTAGAAGTTAACTTTGTTGACCCCTTGGTGATTTTCTTCCAGAGAACTTTTGGAAGTGTGTTTTCAATTGAGGTGTCATCATGGAATCAGAAATTAGTGATGATGTTTCCATTGTTGGCATGGAATTTGAGTCTATAGATGTATAGTAATCTAATTTTACAACACCTACGCAAGAAGAGTTGGCTTTGAATTGAGGAATAAGAATTCGAAATAGAATGCCGATGGGGTTGTATACTATGTTATGCTTGTCTGTAATTGGGAGGACAGAGCCgaatcaaaggttgatgaaacGAGAAAGGTCTATCCAAAAGGACCTACAGGGTGCAAAGCCAGGATGATTGCCTCTTCCAATGTCAGCGGTAGTTGGATTATTAGGTGGTTGAACTCGAACACTGTCACGATCTAAACTACACTAATTCGAGGTTATTGAGACAAAATAAGGTTATTTCTATGAAGTTAAAAGGACTTGCCAAATTGATTCTCAACCCGGCATTCGAGTATGTAAAATATTTCAGAAGCTGCTTAATCATGTCGGCGTGCCTGATAGCCTTAGTTTTTGGAAAAAAGATGTGAGGAATTTCATTGATTTGGATAGAAGGTCAATTGGGAAAGGAGGCGATGGTAAAGTAGTGATGGACTATTTCAAACTGATGAAGGAACGAGATAACCATTTTTACTATGATGTTGATTACGATGAAGAATGTCAAATTATTCGAATATTTTTTGATGATCCTCGGAGCATTGCCTCGTACGAGTACTTTAGGGATGTTGTCAGTTTTGATATGACATACACAGACAAGTACGACATATCATTTGCTGCCTTTGTCAGAGTTAACCCTCACGGGCAATTTGTACTTGTTGTATGTGGGTTACTTAACTCCGAAGATGAGGCTTCATTTATGTGGTTATTTAATTCCTAAGTGAATTGTATGTTCGAACAGCCGCCAGCAACTATTGTCACTAACTAATATCCCTCTACAAGAGCTGCTATTAGGAAGTCCCTGCTACATAGTAGGCATAGGTGGTTCTTGTGACACAAATTGAAAAAGGTTCATGAGAAGTTAAAAGAATATGGTTGATACAAAAATATTCAGGTTACaatgagtgaagtcatcttctAAAGTTTGACTATAGAAGAGTTTAAAGATAATTGTACTGGTTTTGTGAATGCCTACTGTCTCTAGGATAACGAATGGTTGCAAGGGCTGTGGAATGATCGCAAATGCTGGGTTCTAGTGTATCTGAAGGGTGACTTCTGTGCTGGAATATCATCCACTCAGAGAAGCAAGAGTGTCCATTTTTTGTTCGACAAGTATCTGAACCCGCATACAATCTTGACCGAATTCCTAACCATGTACAACAATGCTCT
The genomic region above belongs to Arachis duranensis cultivar V14167 chromosome 3, aradu.V14167.gnm2.J7QH, whole genome shotgun sequence and contains:
- the LOC107478502 gene encoding uncharacterized protein LOC107478502, with the protein product MASGAAADGLFRPIFEGSISGYDHCVERRPYHRNCSCALHSKSRNGGGACTHKQPWGNNISYPMRRAWSEGSLIMVASSVHSSPSSSPVAAASASVGLRNYQLGAVSVDLETGEQHY